One region of Phragmites australis chromosome 18, lpPhrAust1.1, whole genome shotgun sequence genomic DNA includes:
- the LOC133899026 gene encoding uncharacterized protein LOC133899026, with amino-acid sequence MNSTLPCRLLPLPSIHHRSNRPRSPRDHDGPGGSRPARVRTSRRNAGKFCAKGLFGDGGGDAFRAVRRAVKLNSAIQNRSVRELLELIGDECLYLLGSIRSVDVSQLGKDMFLLLHAMMLRHQVSFVLKPTPNEPGFDLGIKWSLEWKGKKLPWDLDCSVSTTHVYKGLLLISQVNNACVPLLQRILQIIQQNLDSVVWTIVHKVLPEGTLGEKDATIISCVIMGLVVMVLFYAVFKNL; translated from the exons ATGAACTCGACTCTGCCGtgtcgtcttcttcctcttccgtCGATTCACCACCGTTCAAATCGCCCGAGATCTCCGAGAGATCACGACGGCCCAGGCGGCAGCAGGCCGGCGCGTGTGAGGACGAGCAGAAGAAATGCCGGTAAATTCTGCGCGAAAGGGCTgttcggcgacggcggaggagACGCGTTCCGGGCCGTGAGGAGGGCGGTGAAGCTGAACTCGGCCATCCAGAACCGGAGCGTCAGGGAGCTGCTCGAGCTGATCGGTGACGAGTGCCTGTATTTATTGGGTAGCATCCGCTCCGTTGATGTTTCGCAGCTGGGAAAG GACATGTTTCTGCTTCTCCACGCAATGATGCTCCGGCACCAAGTATCCTTCGTGCTTAAACCGACGCCAAACGAACCAGGTTTCGACCTGGGAATAAAATGGTCTCTAG AATGGAAGGGGAAGAAGCTGCCTTGGGACCTAGACTGCAGCGTCTCTACTACTCACGTCTACAAGGGCCTCCTGCTCATCAG CCAAGTGAACAATGCCTGTGTGCCACTCCTTCAGAGGATTCTTCAGATCATCCAACAG AATTTGGACTCGGTAGTTTGGACTATCGTGCACAAGGTCCTGCCAGAAGGTACCCTTGGCGAGAAGGACGCCACGATCATTTCATGCGTCATCATGGGCCTGGTGGTCATGGTGCTGTTCTACGCCGTCTTCAAGAATTTGTAG
- the LOC133898275 gene encoding uncharacterized protein LOC133898275 isoform X2, which translates to MATVEVQVPTNTLPAEENPVVVEAVQQAVVAEEAPKEEAAAPAVAEAKEAEPAAPAETEATKEPEPEAAPVETETEGAEAAPAETETKEAEPEAAQIATKQAEPEAAPAETETKEPEQEAAPAETETKEAEPAAAEAEAAPVDTTAAEAEAKESEAVATEEAAPAAEPEPLAAVTEAAPAQEEAPAAATEEAVAVEAAPAAPAEAEAETPAPAPEADKASE; encoded by the exons ATGGCCACCGTCGAG GTCCAAGTCCCGACCAACACGCTGCCCGCCGAGGAGAacccggtggtggtggaggctgTTCAGCAGGCTGTCGTTGCCGAGGAGGCTCCCAAGGAGGAAGCCGCTGCTCCGGCCGTGGCCGAGGCCAAGGAGGCCGAGCCTGCAGCTCCGGCCGAGACGGAGGCGACCAAGGAGCCGGAGCCAGAGGCTGCCCCGGTTGAGACGGAGACCGAGGGGGCAGAGGCTGCCCCAGCCGAGACAGAGACCAAGGAGGCAGAGCCAGAGGCAGCTCAGATCGCAACCAAGCAGGCAGAGCCGGAGGCTGCTCCGGCTGAGACGGAGACCAAGGAACCAGAGCAAGAGGCTGCACCAGCTGAGACCGAGACCAAAGAGGCAGAGCCAGCTGCGGCGGAGGCAGAGGCTGCACCTGTCGACACCACGgccgccgaggccgaggctaaGGAGTCGGAGGCTGTGGCGACTGAGGAGGCAGCGCCTGCCGCGGAGCCGGAGCCACTAGCTGCCGTCACAGAAGCAGCACCAGCGCAGGAGGAAGcaccggccgccgccaccgaggaGGCTGTGGCCGTGGAAGCGGCTCCGGCTGCGccggcagaggcagaggcagagacACCAGCGCCTGCTCCTGAGGCCGACAAGGCTAGCGAGTGA